The following are from one region of the Jatrophihabitans telluris genome:
- the pucL gene encoding factor-independent urate hydroxylase — translation MVTLGFNRYGKAEVRVVRVSRGTGPDGSDEIRDWNVSSSLSGDLAGSHLTGDNSHVLPTDTQKNTDYAFAKRLGAVEPEVYALALGRHFVQTQEPITRARMSVEEFGWRRLSGPHSFARDAGSVRTTTVIVDRELGTSIVSGIKDLTVLNTTNSEFWGFPRDEYTTMAETRDRMLATQVSAQWRFRPETAGEDTDFAAVYAQATEALLAAFAQTYSYSLQQSLYAMGERILADVPALCEVRLALPNKHHFLVDLQPFGLTNDNEVYYAADRPYGLIEGRVLADDAPDEGIAFS, via the coding sequence ATGGTGACCCTCGGCTTCAATCGATACGGCAAGGCCGAAGTGCGGGTGGTGCGGGTCAGCCGCGGCACCGGGCCGGACGGCTCGGACGAGATCCGGGACTGGAACGTCTCCTCCAGCCTGTCCGGGGACCTGGCCGGCAGCCATCTGACCGGTGACAACTCGCACGTACTGCCCACGGACACCCAGAAGAACACCGACTACGCCTTCGCCAAGCGGCTCGGTGCCGTCGAACCGGAGGTCTACGCCTTGGCTCTGGGACGTCATTTCGTCCAGACGCAGGAGCCCATCACGCGGGCCCGGATGAGCGTGGAGGAGTTCGGCTGGCGGCGGCTCTCCGGCCCGCACTCGTTCGCCCGCGACGCCGGATCGGTTCGCACGACGACGGTCATCGTGGACCGGGAGTTGGGCACCAGCATCGTGTCCGGCATCAAGGATCTGACCGTGCTGAACACGACGAACTCCGAATTCTGGGGCTTCCCGCGGGATGAGTACACGACGATGGCCGAGACGCGGGACCGCATGCTGGCGACCCAGGTCAGCGCGCAGTGGCGATTCCGCCCGGAGACGGCAGGGGAGGACACCGACTTCGCGGCTGTGTACGCCCAGGCCACGGAAGCGCTGCTGGCGGCGTTCGCGCAGACCTACAGCTATTCCTTGCAGCAGAGCCTGTACGCGATGGGGGAACGGATTCTCGCCGACGTCCCGGCGCTGTGCGAGGTGCGCCTGGCGCTGCCGAACAAGCACCACTTTCTCGTTGACCTGCAGCCCTTCGGCCTCACCAACGACAACGAGGTTTACTACGCCGCCGACCGCCCGTACGGCCTCATCGAGGGACGCGTGCTCGCCGACGACGCTCCCGACGAGGGGA
- a CDS encoding molybdopterin-dependent oxidoreductase, translating to MIVNGRPVAAEPAPGQCLRTFLRSEGWSAVKKGCDSGDCGACTVHVDGVPVHSCIYPAGRAGGAQVTTLEGLEDTVPSPLHPVQQDFLTAQGFQCGFCTAGMIMTCAVLTDPQKADLPRSLKGNLCRCTGYHPIQDAVTGAHTPVPATPGATGEVGQNVPAPAGPEIVTGAARYTLDVDADELPGPPLHLSLLRSPHPHAYIRSIDTTGALEVPGVHTVLTFADAPDRLYSTARHEKPTDDPSDTRLLDRTVRHVGQRVAAVVADTIGIAELARDKIVVDYQVLPAVLDPARAMDPTAPKLHADKSASASRIADPRRNLAAEVHSHIGDVPGALRRAEAEGPDEQHVYTGTFQAQRLQHVHLETHACIGWVDEDGRLTIRTSSQTPFLTRDALAVLFDLPRDRVRVFTKRLGGGFGGKQEMFTEDIVALATLRTGRPVQLEYTRSEQFVGASTRHPMTMTITLAADADGRLTAMKVENLSDTGAYGNHSAGVLFHSVGESMSMYRCANKQVDGWAVYTNTVPSGAFRGYGLSQMMFAMDSAMDEFGRQLGLDPVEFRRRNLVQPGDELVSIQGDLADVSIGSYGLDQCVDAVSSALRDAAEGRRGQRAPGPGWLVGSGMAVTMLDTTPPGGHIAQCRIAQRPDGTFELTVGTAEFGNGTATVHTQIAATALGVPSAAITLVQSDTDRIGHDTGAYGSTGTMVAGAATWQAATRLRELIEATIDGGPLLSAEGSASGTPRSVGFNVHGFRVAVNPASGELRILYSIQAADAGTVINPRQCAGQVRGGVAQALGAARYEHVDLDPDTGEVLTSTLRSYHIPAMADVPPTDVVFAASYEELGPLGAKPMSESPFNPVAPALANAVRDATGVRLTVLPMSADRLYLALKHADTARSNT from the coding sequence ATGATCGTCAACGGCCGGCCGGTCGCGGCCGAGCCCGCCCCGGGCCAGTGTCTGCGCACCTTCCTCCGGTCCGAGGGATGGTCGGCGGTCAAGAAGGGCTGCGACTCGGGAGATTGCGGCGCCTGCACCGTGCACGTCGACGGTGTACCGGTACACAGCTGTATCTACCCGGCCGGGCGGGCCGGCGGAGCTCAGGTCACGACCCTGGAAGGCCTGGAAGACACCGTGCCGTCGCCGCTTCACCCGGTACAGCAGGACTTTCTGACCGCTCAGGGCTTCCAATGCGGGTTCTGCACGGCCGGCATGATCATGACCTGCGCGGTGCTCACCGACCCTCAGAAGGCCGATCTGCCCCGGTCGCTGAAGGGAAATCTCTGCCGATGCACCGGTTACCATCCGATCCAGGACGCGGTCACCGGCGCCCACACGCCGGTCCCGGCAACGCCCGGCGCAACCGGCGAGGTGGGGCAGAACGTGCCCGCCCCCGCTGGACCGGAGATCGTCACCGGCGCGGCTCGCTACACCCTGGACGTCGACGCCGACGAGCTGCCGGGCCCGCCGCTGCACCTGTCCCTGCTGCGCTCGCCGCACCCGCACGCCTACATCCGCTCGATCGACACCACCGGCGCGCTGGAGGTCCCCGGCGTGCACACGGTGCTGACCTTCGCCGATGCACCGGACCGGCTGTACTCCACCGCCCGGCACGAGAAGCCCACGGACGACCCGAGCGACACCAGGCTGCTGGACCGCACCGTGCGTCACGTCGGCCAGCGAGTCGCGGCCGTCGTGGCCGACACGATCGGCATTGCCGAGCTGGCCCGGGACAAGATCGTCGTCGACTACCAAGTCCTGCCCGCCGTGCTCGATCCGGCGCGGGCCATGGACCCCACCGCACCGAAGTTGCATGCCGACAAGAGCGCGTCCGCGAGCCGGATCGCCGATCCGCGGCGGAACCTGGCCGCCGAGGTCCACTCGCACATCGGCGACGTGCCAGGCGCGCTGAGGCGCGCCGAGGCCGAGGGCCCGGACGAGCAGCACGTGTACACCGGCACCTTCCAGGCCCAGCGCCTGCAGCACGTCCACCTGGAGACCCACGCCTGCATCGGCTGGGTCGACGAGGACGGCCGGCTGACGATCCGCACATCGAGCCAGACGCCCTTCCTGACCCGCGATGCCCTCGCCGTCCTGTTCGACCTGCCCAGGGACCGGGTACGGGTGTTCACCAAGCGACTCGGCGGCGGGTTCGGCGGCAAGCAGGAGATGTTCACCGAGGACATCGTGGCGTTGGCGACGCTGCGCACCGGACGTCCCGTGCAGCTGGAATACACCCGGTCCGAGCAGTTCGTCGGCGCCTCGACGCGCCATCCGATGACGATGACCATCACACTGGCCGCCGACGCCGACGGACGTCTGACCGCGATGAAGGTGGAGAACCTGTCCGACACGGGGGCCTACGGCAACCACTCGGCCGGAGTGCTGTTCCACTCGGTCGGCGAATCGATGTCGATGTACCGGTGCGCGAACAAGCAGGTCGACGGCTGGGCCGTCTACACGAACACGGTGCCGTCGGGTGCCTTCCGCGGGTACGGGCTGAGCCAGATGATGTTCGCGATGGACTCGGCGATGGACGAGTTCGGGCGCCAATTGGGTCTGGACCCGGTCGAGTTCCGGCGGCGCAACCTGGTGCAGCCCGGGGATGAACTGGTGTCCATTCAGGGCGACCTGGCGGACGTGAGCATCGGCAGCTACGGCTTGGACCAGTGTGTCGACGCCGTCTCCTCGGCGCTGCGGGACGCGGCCGAGGGCCGGCGCGGGCAGCGAGCGCCTGGACCGGGCTGGCTCGTCGGCAGCGGCATGGCGGTGACCATGCTCGACACCACGCCGCCGGGCGGCCACATCGCCCAGTGCCGGATCGCCCAACGCCCGGACGGCACCTTCGAACTGACGGTCGGGACCGCCGAGTTCGGCAACGGCACGGCCACCGTCCACACCCAGATCGCGGCCACGGCGCTGGGGGTTCCGTCCGCGGCGATCACCCTCGTCCAGTCCGACACGGACCGGATCGGACACGACACCGGCGCCTACGGGTCGACCGGGACGATGGTCGCCGGGGCGGCGACTTGGCAGGCCGCGACCCGGCTACGCGAGCTGATCGAGGCCACCATCGACGGCGGCCCGCTGCTGAGCGCCGAGGGGTCGGCGTCCGGCACGCCTCGCTCGGTGGGGTTCAACGTGCACGGATTCCGGGTCGCGGTCAACCCGGCCAGCGGGGAGCTGCGGATCCTCTACAGCATCCAGGCCGCCGACGCGGGAACGGTGATCAACCCACGCCAGTGTGCCGGCCAAGTGCGGGGCGGGGTGGCCCAGGCCCTCGGGGCGGCCCGCTACGAGCACGTCGACCTCGATCCGGACACCGGCGAGGTGCTCACCTCGACGCTGCGCAGTTATCACATTCCGGCCATGGCCGACGTCCCGCCGACCGACGTGGTTTTCGCGGCCAGCTATGAGGAACTCGGCCCGCTGGGCGCCAAGCCGATGAGCGAAAGCCCGTTCAACCCGGTGGCTCCCGCTCTGGCCAACGCGGTCCGCGACGCCACAGGCGTCCGGCTCACCGTGCTGCCGATGTCCGCGGACCGGCTCTACCTGGCGCTAAAGCACGCCGACACCGCTCGGTCGAACACCTGA
- a CDS encoding FAD binding domain-containing protein, giving the protein MDLPSITEVISIEQRADLPTWSPGDAFLAGGSWLFSEPQPALRRLIDLTRSCWPGLTVSEAGLEISATCTLARLYEAKLPSDWLAAPLFAQCCHALLGSFKVWNTATVGGNVCLALPAGPMTSLTAALDATALIWCPGGGERLVPVADFVTGNRESALAPGELLRSIAVPVDALRSRTAFRQISLTALGRSAALVIGRRQPGTGTTVFTVTASTPAPVQLRYRRLPSARDLLSDLERANVTWFADVHGLPEWRADQSRRLLVEVRDELAAAA; this is encoded by the coding sequence ATGGATCTACCCAGCATCACCGAGGTGATCTCGATCGAGCAGCGGGCTGACCTGCCCACGTGGTCGCCCGGCGATGCGTTCCTGGCCGGCGGAAGCTGGCTGTTCTCAGAACCCCAACCGGCCCTGCGTCGCCTCATCGATCTGACTCGGTCCTGCTGGCCCGGGCTGACCGTATCCGAAGCTGGGCTCGAGATCTCGGCGACCTGCACCCTGGCCCGCCTGTACGAGGCGAAGCTACCGTCGGACTGGCTCGCCGCGCCGTTGTTCGCCCAGTGCTGCCACGCGTTGCTCGGGTCGTTCAAGGTCTGGAACACCGCGACGGTGGGCGGCAATGTGTGCCTGGCGCTTCCCGCCGGCCCCATGACCTCGCTGACCGCAGCCCTCGACGCCACGGCCCTGATCTGGTGCCCGGGCGGCGGCGAGCGACTGGTCCCGGTGGCGGACTTCGTGACCGGTAACCGCGAGAGCGCGCTGGCGCCGGGCGAACTGCTGCGCTCGATCGCCGTGCCGGTGGACGCCCTGCGCAGCCGGACCGCATTCCGGCAGATATCCCTTACCGCACTGGGCCGATCCGCCGCCCTGGTGATCGGCCGCCGGCAGCCGGGAACGGGCACGACGGTGTTCACCGTGACCGCGTCCACCCCGGCCCCGGTGCAGTTGCGCTATCGGCGGTTGCCCAGCGCGCGGGACCTGCTGAGCGATCTCGAGCGCGCGAACGTCACCTGGTTCGCCGACGTCCACGGACTGCCGGAATGGCGGGCGGATCAGAGCCGGCGGCTGCTCGTCGAGGTGCGCGACGAGCTGGCGGCCGCGGCATGA
- a CDS encoding 8-oxoguanine deaminase: MIVIDNAHVATVDAAGTEFPAGHVVIDGARIVAVGPGRAPQAYAGATRIDGTGRLLTPGFVNTHHHLYQWVTRGYATDTTLFGWLTTLYPIWARIDAGTVYDSAAANLGWLALTGCTTSTDHHYVFPRHGGDLLEAEIRAASDIGLRFHPSRGSMNLGRSAGGLPPDSVVEDHDEILAATAEAIARWHDDSFESMLRIAVAPCSPFSVTAELMRDSAELARSSGLQGVRMHTHLAETLDEDSFCRETFGRTPAQYAEDLGWLGDDVWLAHCVHLSDEAVRRFGETGTAVAHCPTSNGRLGSGAARLRDLLAAGVSVGLGVDGAASNESGGMVDELHQALLVARTRDGSGALTARQALSAATIGGARCLGRQDELGSLESGKLADLALWRIDGLAGSGIADPVTTLVFGNPTLDRLWVNGLPVVEGGCLVTAEEAALAAGAARAAAALRPDV; encoded by the coding sequence GTGATCGTCATCGACAATGCCCACGTGGCCACGGTGGACGCCGCCGGCACGGAATTCCCCGCGGGACACGTGGTCATCGACGGCGCCCGGATCGTGGCCGTCGGCCCGGGTCGGGCCCCGCAGGCTTACGCCGGCGCCACGCGGATCGACGGGACCGGTCGCCTGCTCACCCCTGGTTTCGTCAACACTCACCATCACCTCTACCAATGGGTCACCCGCGGCTACGCCACCGATACCACGCTGTTCGGCTGGTTGACCACGTTGTACCCCATCTGGGCGCGCATCGACGCCGGCACGGTGTACGACTCGGCCGCGGCCAATCTGGGTTGGCTGGCCCTCACCGGGTGCACCACGTCCACCGACCACCACTACGTCTTCCCCCGGCACGGGGGAGATCTGCTGGAGGCCGAGATCCGGGCGGCGAGCGACATCGGGCTGCGCTTTCATCCCAGCCGGGGGTCGATGAACCTCGGCCGTTCGGCCGGTGGTCTGCCCCCGGACTCCGTGGTCGAGGACCACGACGAGATCCTGGCCGCCACCGCCGAGGCGATCGCGCGCTGGCACGATGACTCCTTCGAGTCCATGCTGCGTATCGCGGTCGCGCCCTGCTCGCCCTTCTCCGTCACCGCCGAACTCATGCGCGACTCGGCCGAACTGGCTCGAAGCAGCGGTCTGCAGGGCGTACGGATGCACACTCACCTCGCCGAGACCCTTGATGAGGACTCGTTCTGCCGGGAGACCTTCGGACGCACGCCCGCCCAGTACGCCGAAGACCTCGGCTGGCTCGGCGACGACGTCTGGCTGGCCCACTGCGTTCACCTGTCCGACGAGGCCGTCCGCCGGTTCGGCGAGACCGGCACGGCCGTCGCGCACTGCCCGACCTCCAATGGGCGGCTGGGTTCGGGAGCGGCCCGGCTGCGCGACCTGCTCGCCGCCGGCGTGTCGGTCGGCCTGGGTGTGGACGGCGCTGCGTCCAACGAGTCCGGCGGCATGGTCGACGAATTGCACCAGGCGTTGCTGGTCGCGCGGACCAGAGACGGCTCGGGCGCCCTCACCGCCCGTCAGGCCCTGTCCGCCGCCACGATCGGCGGCGCGCGTTGCCTCGGGCGCCAGGACGAACTCGGCTCACTGGAATCCGGCAAGCTGGCGGACCTGGCCCTGTGGCGGATCGACGGTCTTGCCGGCTCTGGTATCGCCGACCCGGTGACGACGCTCGTGTTCGGGAACCCGACGCTGGACCGGCTCTGGGTGAACGGTCTTCCGGTGGTGGAAGGAGGGTGCCTGGTCACCGCCGAGGAAGCCGCGCTGGCTGCCGGTGCCGCTCGGGCGGCGGCGGCGTTGCGTCCGGACGTCTGA
- the uraH gene encoding hydroxyisourate hydrolase: protein MSVSTHVLDATTGRPAVGVSVVLRGPRGLELADRQTDVDGRVKDLAGTLAAGIYRLHFDTGAYFGQQTFYPEVSVAFTITEPDGHYHVPLLLSPYAYSTYRGS, encoded by the coding sequence ATGAGTGTCTCGACCCATGTTCTGGATGCGACGACGGGACGACCTGCCGTCGGGGTATCGGTCGTGCTGCGCGGGCCGCGGGGGCTTGAGCTGGCCGACCGGCAGACCGACGTCGACGGTCGGGTGAAGGATCTGGCGGGCACGCTGGCGGCCGGTATCTACCGTCTGCACTTCGACACCGGCGCGTACTTCGGCCAGCAGACCTTCTATCCGGAGGTCTCGGTCGCTTTCACGATCACCGAGCCGGACGGGCACTATCACGTGCCGCTGCTGCTCAGCCCGTACGCCTACTCCACCTACCGCGGCAGTTAG
- a CDS encoding dihydrofolate reductase family protein — translation MRKLTFGMNLSLDGYIAAPGDDLGWGVPSEELFQWWSDRVGATGLALYGRKLWETMSSHWPTAAQQPGATPAEVEFARRWHDMPKVVFSSTLSTVDWNTRLVTGDAIAEITRLKAEDGGPIDIGGAALAAAAMRAGLIDEYVLATAPVLVGGGTPFFPALDHRVNLSLIETRTFTGGVVLTRYETRR, via the coding sequence ATGAGGAAGCTGACGTTCGGCATGAACCTCAGCCTGGACGGCTACATCGCCGCCCCCGGTGACGATCTCGGCTGGGGCGTGCCGTCCGAGGAGCTGTTCCAGTGGTGGTCCGACCGGGTGGGGGCGACGGGTCTGGCCCTGTACGGGCGCAAACTGTGGGAGACGATGAGCTCCCACTGGCCGACCGCCGCCCAGCAACCCGGCGCCACACCGGCGGAGGTCGAGTTCGCCCGGCGCTGGCACGACATGCCGAAGGTGGTGTTCTCCTCGACGCTGAGCACGGTCGACTGGAACACCCGCCTGGTCACCGGCGACGCAATCGCCGAGATCACCCGGCTCAAGGCCGAGGACGGTGGCCCCATCGACATCGGCGGCGCCGCACTGGCCGCCGCGGCGATGCGCGCCGGGCTGATCGACGAGTACGTGCTGGCCACCGCACCGGTCCTGGTGGGCGGCGGCACGCCGTTCTTCCCCGCGCTGGACCACCGGGTGAACCTGAGCCTGATAGAGACCCGGACCTTTACCGGCGGCGTGGTCCTGACCAGGTACGAGACCAGGCGCTGA